The Dama dama isolate Ldn47 chromosome 23, ASM3311817v1, whole genome shotgun sequence genome contains a region encoding:
- the RAB18 gene encoding ras-related protein Rab-18 isoform X2: protein MQETQVQSLGQEDLKKEMATYSSILAWKIPWMKEPGVDFKVKTISVDGNKAKLAIWDTAGQERFRTLTPSYYRGAQGVILVYDVTRRDTFVKLDNWLNELETYCTRNDIVNMLVGNKIDKENREVDRNEGLKFARKHSMLFIEASAKTCDGVQCAFEELVEKIIQTPGLWESENQNKGVKLTPREEGQGGGACGGYCSVL from the exons atgcaggagacccaggttcaatccctaggtcaggaagatctaaagaaggaaatggcaacctactccagtattcttgcctggaaaatcccatggatgaaggagcctg GTGTTGATTTTAAGGTGAAAACAATTTCAGTGGACGGAAATAAGGCAAAACTTGCAATATgg GATACTGCTGGTCAAGAAAGGTTCAGAACATTAACTCCCAGCTATTATAGAGGTGCACAGGGTGTTATTTTAG tttatgaTGTCACAAGAAGAGACACCTTTGTTAAACTGGATAATTGGTTAAATGAGTTGGAAACATACTGCACGAGAAATGACATAGTAAACATGCTAGTtggaaataaaattgataag GAAAATCGTGAAGTTGATAGAAATGAAGGCCTGAAATTTGCACGAAAGCATTCCATGTTATTTATAG AGGCAAGTGCAAAAACCTGTGATGGTGTACAGTGTGCTTTTGAGGAACTTGTTGAAAAGATCATTCAGACCCCTGGACTGTGGGAAAGTGAGAACCAGAATAAAGGCGTCAAGCTGACACCCAGGGAAGAAGGCCAAGGAGGCGGAGCGTGTGGTGGTTACTGTTCTGTGttataa
- the RAB18 gene encoding ras-related protein Rab-18 isoform X1 has translation MRGSSPRGEGLRSGRGGQLLAVRSRVRMDEDVLTTLKILIIGESGVGKSSLLLRFTDDTFDPELAATIGVDFKVKTISVDGNKAKLAIWDTAGQERFRTLTPSYYRGAQGVILVYDVTRRDTFVKLDNWLNELETYCTRNDIVNMLVGNKIDKENREVDRNEGLKFARKHSMLFIEASAKTCDGVQCAFEELVEKIIQTPGLWESENQNKGVKLTPREEGQGGGACGGYCSVL, from the exons atGCGCGGCAGCTCGCCCCGGGGGGAAGGGCTGAGAAGCGGAAGGGGCGGCCAGCTGCTCGCGGTGCGGAGCAGGGTCAGGATGGACGAGGACGTGCTAACCACCCTGAAGATCCTCATCATCGGCGAGAGCGGCGTGGGCAAGTCCAG CCTGCTCTTGAGGTTCACTGATGATACTTTTGATCCAGAGCTTGCAGCAACAATAG GTGTTGATTTTAAGGTGAAAACAATTTCAGTGGACGGAAATAAGGCAAAACTTGCAATATgg GATACTGCTGGTCAAGAAAGGTTCAGAACATTAACTCCCAGCTATTATAGAGGTGCACAGGGTGTTATTTTAG tttatgaTGTCACAAGAAGAGACACCTTTGTTAAACTGGATAATTGGTTAAATGAGTTGGAAACATACTGCACGAGAAATGACATAGTAAACATGCTAGTtggaaataaaattgataag GAAAATCGTGAAGTTGATAGAAATGAAGGCCTGAAATTTGCACGAAAGCATTCCATGTTATTTATAG AGGCAAGTGCAAAAACCTGTGATGGTGTACAGTGTGCTTTTGAGGAACTTGTTGAAAAGATCATTCAGACCCCTGGACTGTGGGAAAGTGAGAACCAGAATAAAGGCGTCAAGCTGACACCCAGGGAAGAAGGCCAAGGAGGCGGAGCGTGTGGTGGTTACTGTTCTGTGttataa